A single region of the Amphiprion ocellaris isolate individual 3 ecotype Okinawa chromosome 4, ASM2253959v1, whole genome shotgun sequence genome encodes:
- the tmem184c gene encoding transmembrane protein 184C produces MPCSCGNWRRWIRPLVVVLYILLLLVVLPLCIWELQKSEVGTHNKAWFIAGIFVFMTIPISLWGILQHLVHYTQPELQKPIIRILWMVPIYSLDSWIALKYPSIAIYVDTCRECYEAYVIYNFMIFLLNYLENQYPSLVLILEDQEQQKHLPPLCCCPPWPMGEVLLLRCKLGVLQYTVVRPVTTVIALICQLCGVYDEGNFSSKNAWTYLVIFNNMSQLFAMYCLVLFYRALREELSPIKPVGKFLCVKMVVFVSFWQAVLIALLVKVGIISEKRTWDWQSVEAVATGLQDFIICVEMFLAAIAHHFSFTYKPYIQEAEEGSCFDSFMAMWDISDVRADISEQVRNVGRTVMGRPRKSYFGEAQNDGECSGLLSSGSQDVITEAASNPVSPKGQYQGLGKTLTPHSLSAPAGLGSALWDEGYEARPEETPDEERADQTKEPAEADLIVIT; encoded by the exons ATGCCTTGTTCCTGTGGGAACTGGAGAAGATGGATTCGGCCTCTGGTCGTTGTGCTGTATATCCTGTTGTTATTAGTCGTCCTGCCGTTGTGTATCTGGGAACTGCAGAAGTCAGAG GTTGGCACTCATAACAAAGCATGGTTCATCGCTGGGATATTCGTCTTCATGACCATACCCATATCATTATGGGGCATCCTCCAGCATCTGGTGCACTACACTCAGCCAGAGCTTCAGAAACCTATCATCAG gatATTGTGGATGGTCCCGATCTACAGCTTGGACAGT TGGATTGCATTGAAGTATCCCAGTATAGCAATTTATGTGGACACATGCAGAGAGTGCTACGAGGCGTACGTCATCTACAACTTCATGATCTTCTTGCTCAACTACCTGGAAAATCAGTACCCCAGCCTGGTGTTGATCCTGGAGGAccaggagcagcagaaacaccttccccctctctgctgctgcccgCCGTGGCCGATGGGAGA GGTTTTACTGTTGAGATGCAAACTTGGAGTTCTGCAGTACACGGTGGTGAGACCCGTCACGACGGTTATTGCTTT AATCTGTCAGCTGTGTGGAGTGTATGACGAAGGCAATTTCAGTTCAAAAAATGCCTGGACGTACCTGGTCATCTTCAATAATATGTCACAGCTG TTTGCCATGTACTGCCTGGTGCTGTTCTACAGAGCTCTGAGAGAGGAACTGAGTCCAATCAAACCAGTGGGCAAATTCCTGTGTGTTAAAATGGTGgtgtttgtctctttctg GCAAGCTGTGCTCATTGCTTTGCTGGTGAAAGTGGGCATTATCTCAGAGAAACGCACTTGGGACTGGCAAAGTGTGGAGGCTGTAGCTACTGGCTTACAG GATTTCATCATATGTGTGGAGATGTTTCTCGCCGCCATCGCCCATCACTTCAGCTTCACCTACAAACCGTACATCCAGGAGGCTGAGGAAGGTTCCTGCTTTGACTCTTTCATGGCAATGTGGGACATTTCTGATGTCAGAGCAGACATTTCTGAACAAGTCCGCAATGTTG GGAGAACAGTTATGGGTCGTCCCAGGAAGTCCTACTTTggcgaggcacaaaatgacggCGAGTGCTCCGGTTTGCTATCTTCTGGATCTCAAGACGTCATCACCGAAGCAGCATCCAACCCAGTTTCCCCTAAAGGTCAGTATCAGGGTCTGGGAAAAACCCTCACACCGCACTCCTTGTCAGCACCCGCTGGACTCGGCTCAGCCCTGTGGGATGAAGGGTATGAGGCCAGACCTGAGGAAACCCCGGACGAAGAAAGGGCCGACCAAACCAAAGAACCAGCAGAGGCAGATCTTATTGTGATCACCTAG
- the prmt9 gene encoding protein arginine N-methyltransferase 9 → MPNASAKPKHGRRTRRRHRPDPARNELVSSSLESAQQCLFSQDYGTAFVHYLLVLNLAPVLKDFAKESFRFTLFKWAEELDSVGRIQDLFDCYEQALELYPADEVILNSMGEHLFRMGFRDEAAGHFHKALKLRPDFPEARENFYRVANWLVERWHFLMLNDHGRNRKYQQAIQKAVQNGCNTVLDIGTGTGILGMCAKKAGAAEVYACELSKTMYELACEVVTANGMDGSIKILHMKSLDMEVPKDIPQRVSLVVTETVDAGLFGEGIIESLIHAWHHLLLPPQTAGESHCVQYGRVIPAGATVFSMAVECLEIRRHHRLCVTEVGGLSMAAAGELQSPVSCSSEPDDSMEPYTTERLSRLPGGYKPLTEPFTALNIDFNNVQELEGLSSREVQEIRLPVTQEGVLDALAVWFQLHLDEESSLSTGPQEDTCWEQAIYPEHSAKGFVLKPGDELIVEVSCRDAYLRLCSVAVLRDGHKIPLDKHVDSQYSRNPNPEAELCSALACLQTDQSQTKDFCVLECSEMALLNNQEYHLSFCIALAKLISQLKVKYQNLEQECAFQPDPTVSANCSSMFYVLDVSEGFSLLSLIAASQGHVKAFSSVEKTKQQEVLKRLARSNNISEQRLEFWLNHTEDEQGMLQRPSREKLWSAIILDCVETCGLIRQKLMEKASLARCLLEEGGHIFPAKIMVYGMLVESDTLLLESAVQGQEPTLGFNIAPFINQFTVPVHVFLDFSTLECRHLSESVELFVLDLMDTNANYIHREVKLQATSAGRITAIPFWYHIYLDQEISVSTLNQNSHWKQAAVVLQQPLEVRAGEWVRLAVKLHKSTISISAHIENAPGQME, encoded by the exons ATGCCTAATGCCAGCGCAAAGCCGAAGCACGGCAGGAGAACCCGAAGGCGACACCGACCGGACCCTGCCAGGAATGAGCTAGTCTCTAGTTCCTTGGAAAGTGCCCAGCAGTGCCTGTTCAGCCAGGATTATGGAACTGCATTTGTGCACTACCTTCTTGTCCTCAACCTTGCACCTGTGTTAAAGGATTTTGCAAAG GAGTCCTTCAGGTTCACTCTGTTTAAATGGGCTGAAGAGCTGGACTCTGTGGGTCGCATTCAGGACCTCTTTGATTGTTACGAACAAGCGCTGGAACTGTACCCTGCTGATGAGGTCATCCTAAACAGCATGGGCGAACACCTGTTCAG GATGGGATTTAGAGATGAAGCTGCAGGTCATTTCCACAAAGCCTTGAAGCTGAGGCCAGACTTTCCCGAGGCCAGAGAGAACTTCTACCGCGTGGCCAACTGGCTAGTGGAACGCTGGCATTTCCTTATGCTCAATGACCACGGGAGGAACCGGAAGTATCAGCAGGCCATTCAGAAGGCTGTTCAAAACGGCTGCAACACTGTACTTGACATAGGTACTGGCACTGGAATCCTTGG CATGTGTGCTAAGAAGGCAGGGGCTGCAGAGGTCTATGCCTGTGAGCTGTCGAAGACGATGTATGAACTGGCCTGTGAGGTGGTGACTGCTAATGGAATGGATGGAAGCATCAAGATCCTCCATATGAAATCCCTGGATATGGAAGTGCCAAAAGACATTCCGCAGAG AGTGTCATTGGTGGTGACGGAGACAGTAGATGCAGGATTGTTTGGAGAGGGCATCATAGAGAGTCTTATTCATGCTTGGCACCACCTCCTGCTGCCTCCACAG ACAGCAGGGGAAAG CCACTGTGTTCAGTATG GACGGGTCATCCCTGCTGGAGCCACTGTGTTCAGTATGGCTGTCGAATGCCTTGAGATCCGTCGGCATCACAG GCTCTGTGTGACAGAAGTGGGCGGTCTGTCCATGGCTGCAGCTGGGGAGCTGCAGAGTCCAGTGAGCTGCAGCTCCGAGCCAGATGACTCTATGGAGCCGTACACTACAGAAAGACTGAGCAGACTGCCGGGAGGATATAAACCTCTCACTGAGCCTTTCACAGCCCTCAACATAGATTTCAACAATGTGCAG GAACTGGAGGGGCTGAGCTCCAGGGAGGTTCAAGAGATCCGGCTGCCCGTCACTCAGGAGGGAGTGCTAGATGCTTTGGCTGTGTGGTTCCAGCTCCACCTGGACGAGGAGAGCAGCTTATCTACTGGACCTCAGGAGGACACCTGCTGGGAACAAGCCATCTACCCTGAGCACAGCGCCAAAG GTTTTGTCCTGAAGCCAGGAGATGAGCTGATAGTGGAAGTCTCCTGCCGAGATGCCTACCTGAGGCTGTGCAGTGTTGCTGTGCTGAGAGACGGGCATAAAATCCCTCTGGACAAGCATGTGGATTCACAATACTCTAGAAACCCAAACCCAGAGGCAGAACTGTGCAGCGCATTAGCATGTCTTCAGACCGATCAGAGTCAGACTAAAGACTTCTGTGTGCTGGAATGTTCAGAAATGGCGCTCCTGAACAATCAGGAGTATCATCTGAGTTTCTGCATCGCTTTAGCCAAACTCATCTCCCAGCTGAAGGTAAAATACCAAAACCTAGAGCAGGAATGCGCTTTTCAGCCTGACCCGACCGTCTCTGCTAACTGCAGCAGCATGTTCTATGTGCTGGATGTGTCGGAAGGTTTCTCCCTGCTCTCCCTCATCGCTGCCAGCCAAGGTCATGTGAAAGCTTTCAGCTCGGTGGAAAAGACCAAGCAACAGGAAGTGCTTAAGAGACTGGCTCGGTCCAACAATATCTCGGAGCAGCGTCTGGAGTTCTGGCTCAATCACACGGAGGACGAGCAGGGGATGCTGCAGAGGCCGTCCAGGGAGAAGCTGTGGAGTGCCATCATCCTGGACTGTGTAGAAACCTGTGGCCTTATAAGACAGAAGCTGATGGAGAAAGCTTCCCTGGCCAG GTGTCTGCTGGAGGAAGGAGGACATATTTTCCCAGCGAAGATCATGGTGTACGGCATGCTGGTGGAGTCTGATACATTGCTGCTGGAAAGTGCTGTGCAGGGTCAGGAGCCAACACTAGGATTCAATATTGCTCCTTTCATCAACCAGTTCACT GTACCGGTCCATGTGTTTCTGGACTTTTCCACACTGGAGTGCAGACATCTTAGCGAGTCCGTGGAGCTCTTTGTTCTTGATCTGATGGACACCAATGCAAACTACATTCACAGAGAAGTCAAG CTCCAGGCTACATCTGCAGGCAGAATAACTGCAATTCCCTTCTGGTATCACATCTACCTGGACCAGGAGATCAGCGTCAGCACCCTCAACCAGAACTCTCACTGGAAGCAGGCAGCCGTTGTCCTGCAGCAGCCCCTGGAAGTACGAGCCGGGGAATGGGTCCGACTCGCCGTGAAGCTTCACAAAAGCACCATCTCCATTTCAGCCCATATAGAGAACGCACCCGGGCAGATGGAGTAA